Part of the Plasmodium malariae genome assembly, chromosome: 9 genome is shown below.
atattttaaagaaaaaaatttattatcatcTTATGGGTtactatttgtttttttattttttggtttAAACAATTTTGTATTGAGTAATGCATGGTTTTTATCTAAGactattccttttttttctgttttttatatgcttgcttcctatttttataaagatatTTGGAGCTTTTTAAATAAGGATAAGAACTTAatgatagaaaaaaatttgcaaaaCAAATTATCAGCAGAGGACATCATTTATAATCAATTAAAACTTTATTCTAAAGATACGAATTGTAGTAtgaacttaaaaaattttaaagagtACTGTGATATgttgataaaaaattatagaaaagcatacatacatgaacAGAAGATAAAGGTACAggaaaatttagaaaaaaaattaaatgaaatatacaaTGCGGaattgaattataaaaattctttacaaaatatattagtagaagaaattataaaaaaaacttataatgatgtaaaaacaaatgacaatttttattatgctaTTCTGAACGATAGTATTAacaatataagaaataatagTGAGAATGACACACTTATTAAACATGTAAAAACTCAGTTAAGTtccattaaaaatttaaataaacaagATCCActagttaaaaatatactagaTCAATATGAACTAAAAAAAGACGAATACATAAAGCAATATGTTGTACATAAGGAAGAAGTACACAATATAAAATCTATATTATCAAAATGTTCCTCAGATGAAATAcacaaattaaataaaaacgaTTATGCAGAGCTCTTACGTTTATATCATTCTATAAATAACAGATTCGGGTTTTATGTTAACGATGAAGATATATTACCCA
Proteins encoded:
- the PmUG01_09034400 gene encoding vacuolar membrane protein-related, putative, whose translation is MFRVKNRLRLELIANKRSYTNNSRGMLKEYVYTKYRISLPYMNNVKYDDMYLSSPSKDDLYIFTKSIPIFLRYLKLITSIENRNNDFIEFAKRCENGLRVEKDVYLTKEELLELMFINGYAQKEMNALDLAFSSNYEFHYAEISVLFNLEEEDVYKFCLKKRSEHPEKLIHLKYFKEKNLLSSYGLLFVFLFFGLNNFVLSNAWFLSKTIPFFSVFYMLASYFYKDIWSFLNKDKNLMIEKNLQNKLSAEDIIYNQLKLYSKDTNCSMNLKNFKEYCDMLIKNYRKAYIHEQKIKVQENLEKKLNEIYNAELNYKNSLQNILVEEIIKKTYNDVKTNDNFYYAILNDSINNIRNNSENDTLIKHVKTQLSSIKNLNKQDPLVKNILDQYELKKDEYIKQYVVHKEEVHNIKSILSKCSSDEIHKLNKNDYAELLRLYHSINNRFGFYVNDEDILPIVSKDSDAKSLADTVNAAILDANKSFHEKKLAAFLRVFQ